One window of Amaranthus tricolor cultivar Red isolate AtriRed21 chromosome 13, ASM2621246v1, whole genome shotgun sequence genomic DNA carries:
- the LOC130799001 gene encoding cysteine protease XCP2-like, whose product MMAFLRYIVLSLTISLLASKGAIAGNDHLHDDHHFSILGYAAHDLSCIDRLIRLFESWMERHGKMYHSIEEKLHRFEVFRDNLDHIDETNKKNNNYWLGLNEFADMTHDEFKQKYLGLKADLPKSGKASEFSYKDVQFEALPKSVDWRKKGAVTPVKNQGSCGSCWAFSTVAAVEGINQIVTGNLTSLSEQELIDCDTTYNNGCNGGLMDYAFQYIIGNNGLRKEDDYPYLMEEGTCDSSKDVNKVITIDGYHDVPANDETSLIKALAHQPVSVAIEASGRDFQFYSGGVFDGHCGTALDHGVAAVGYGSSKGLDYIIVKNSWGSKWGEKGFIRMKRNTGKSEGKCGINKMASYPTKNK is encoded by the exons ATGATGGCTTTTTTAAGATACATAGTCCTTTCGTTAACGATCTCGTTGTTAGCCTCTAAGGGTGCCATTGCCGGGAATGATCATCTACACGACGACCACCATTTCTCGATCTTGGGCTATGCGGCTCATGATCTATCATGCATCGATAGGTTAATAAGGCTATTTGAGTCATGGATGGAGAGACATGGCAAGATGTACCACAGCATTGAAGAGAAGTTGCATAGGTTTGAGGTGTTTAGAGATAATTTAGATCACATTGATGAGAccaacaaaaagaataataattattggttgGGCCTAAATGAGTTTGCTGATATGACTCATGATGAGTTCAAGCAAAAGTATTTGGGGCTTAAGGCTGACTTGCCCAAAAGTGGTAAGGCCTCTGAGTTCAGTTATAAGGATGTCCAATTTGAGGCCCTGCCCAAATCTGTTGATTGGAGGAAAAAGGGTGCTGTCACTCCTGTCAAAAATCAAGGTTCTTGTG GTAGTTGCTGGGCATTTTCGACAGTGGCAGCAGTAGAAGGAATCAACCAGATCGTGACAGGGAACTTGACATCACTTTCGGAGCAAGAATTGATAGATTGTGACACAACATACAACAATGGTTGCAATGGAGGTTTGATGGACTATGCTTTCCAATACATAATTGGTAACAATGGACTTCGTAAGGAAGATGACTACCCTTACCTTATGGAGGAAGGCACTTGTGATAGTAGCAAGGATGTGAATAAAGTGATCACTATTGATGGGTACCATGATGTCCCGGCTAATGACGAAACAAGCCTAATCAAAGCACTGGCTCATCAGCCAGTTAGTGTTGCTATTGAAGCCTCTGGTAGAGACTTTCAATTCTACAGCGGG GGTGTTTTTGATGGACATTGTGGGACAGCATTGGATCATGGAGTAGCAGCCGTTGGATATGGATCAAGTAAGGGCTTGGATTACATCATAGTGAAGAACTCTTGGGGAAGTAAATGGGGAGAGAAAGGGTTCATTAGGATGAAGAGGAATACAGGAAAGTCAGAAGGGAAATGTGGTATTAATAAGATGGCTTCTTATCCTACCAAAAACAAGTGA